One segment of Castanea sativa cultivar Marrone di Chiusa Pesio chromosome 3, ASM4071231v1 DNA contains the following:
- the LOC142628768 gene encoding putative pectinesterase/pectinesterase inhibitor 54: MRMELLVFWVLGLCALGLGGASISWAAMDDNQNYVKECGFTRYPILCVETLTRLDSANQPVDIVLALVNKAISETKLTTSNFAKFSSQFEAQELAERAHYVTGGGYCEELMNMSLKWLEQSMLAIKDSAEKNKHDIQTWLSAALIFQQACKDSADSLSLSEEYFNIVQNQISKKMDYLSQLGSNPLALVNRITNTGTGKSKKSITFPKWVFTRDRKLVEAKANVIVAKDGSGNYKTVSEAIKAASGKQFVIYVKSGVYKEKIHTKKDGITLIGDGKYSTIIDLDL, translated from the exons ATGAGGATGGAACTTCTAGTGTTTTGGGTGTTGGGATTATGTGCATTGGGTCTAGGAGGGGCTTCCATTTCATGGGCTGCCATGGATGATAATCAAAATTATGTAAAGGAATGCGGCTTTACTAGATATCCTATCCTCTGCGTTGAAACCTTGACCAGATTGGACTCAGCCAATCAACCTGTTGACATTGTGTTGGCTCTTGTTAACAAGGCCATCTCTGAGACGAAGCTGACCActtcaaattttgcaaaattcaGCTCCCAATTTGAAGCCCAAGAATTAGCTGAACGTGCCCATTATGTCACTGGTGG AGGCTATTGTGAAGAGCTCATGAACATGTCTCTCAAATGGCTTGAGCAATCCATGTTAGCCATAAAAGATTCTGCGGAGAAAAACAAACATGACATTCAAACATGGCTAAGTGCTGCCTTGATTTTCCAACAAGCTTGTAAAGACTCAGCTGACAGCCTCAGTCTCTCCGAAGAGTACTTCAATATAGTTCAGAACCAGATATCTAAGAAGATGGATTATCTATCTCAATTGGGAAGTAATCCATTAGCTCTTGTCAACAGGATCACCAACACTGGTACTGGTAAATCAAAGAAGAGCATAACTTTTCCAAAGTGGGTATTTACTCGAGATAGAAAGCTAGTTGAGGCAAAGGCAAATGTCATAGTTGCCAAAGATGGTTCAGGCAACTATAAAACCGTGTCGGAAGCCATCAAAGCTGCTTCTGGGAAACAGTTTGTGATTTACGTGAAGTCAGGGGTTTATAAGGAGAAGATTCACACTAAGAAAGATGGCATCACCTTGATAGGAGACGGCAAATATTCCACTATTATAGATTTAGATTTATGA